ttaaattttaaattaaaattttcataaaatgttgattatttcTATGCAATtgtttgtaggtatttataccacgaacctaTTGACACCATTCTATGGTAACTGGTAACGTGGTATCGacccaaaaataacaataataaattatataaatataatataatatactattataatagttaaatattaataatattataaattcaaagttttcatacatgaaaaaaaaatgtaggtaactaaatcataataaaaattactttaatacaaatataatatatataaatgtatttattccttcattatattataatgtataaatcaataaaatcctAATTAACAGCTTGTTAGTAACGATgcaatagataaaaaaaaaatagatagtattattataatattatgtttgcataaaaatatgtttaaatgctATCTATGAATGGGTTCTATCATGGAATGTCCTCCCCCCTCACATCAATCATTCTGCTGTATAaacgtacacaatattatataatatattttaatgtttaagttCGATTTTTATGCCTTGAcgcatgaattataaatattctattaaatatctaaataaaaaaattctatgaaaataCGCCGAGAAAGGTATTTAAGTATTTCATAACAGTGGGTGTACTTCGTTGATTCGAGGGGATATCATGTCTAGTTTTTCCAAAATTAAACGACTTAATCATGATAAAGacgatacttaaaaaaaaattatcaaatacacTTGAATAGTTGAATAGCTCGAAAGCGAATTCATcggatttgataaaaatataactataaatgtaaaagtatattatgttatacgatataataaaaacaatttctgaGAAAACATGTCATGCCTCAATTGGAAATGATTTGTGCCACTTATTGTTGGAagaaagatattattatgtaagcctgggcataaacgagttacaaagttaaagttaagttatttttaactttttaaatttaatttttaacgtaactggtttttatttatacaaactaagtaaatttaataacgagttacttttaatcaaatccaagttatgctagtttataaataacaaaataataataaataaatataatacgagtatTATTAATGATGCATTTTGCATACAAATTTACTTAaataggaaatttaaaattaaatttaactattaagaattgtaagttaaaagttaagatgattttaactttttaacttaactttttaaaatttgattttcattaacttcattttgaaattaattgatttttattgatataaactaaataaacaacgagttacttttaatcaaatccaagttacgttaatttataaataattaaacaataagtataatacaattattattgatgacgcatattgcataaatatttattttatattattttaaatcatattactgGCTATTTAtatatcgtttaaaaaaaaagaaataactcAACTTAAGTTAATAAGTGGTTTTTACGTTtccatataacttttaacttaattgagttagaaaaaaaaataggataaCTAGTAACtctaaactttttaaaatatctaccaTCAAGTAACTTAACTCATTTAAAAACCATCATCAACTTGCCCAGgcttgtatattaataataaaatgcattataatgCGTATGCTTATAGTGTACAATTTTTAAGaacatacttattaatattataaaatattttcgtcataatggtataaaatgttaaatggcatattatatacattattataggtactgtattaagtttttaaattaaaacttattagttattaggttaTGCTcatagctatttaaaaattaaaaagtttatattcaTAAACAGCCAATAATTCCAATAGACACAACAGTCCTAGGGGTTCACATTTCGTTCTCGGCTCtcgcaggttaggttaggttaggcagaCTTCAATATTGTGTTTCAATGCTTTTTGCATGCTTTTGGtacctattgactattatataattatctacaTGTGTACCTTTATTTTCTACATTTAGTTATACGTACCTGTATTAAATCTATTTTCGGTgctcaataatatttatgatatttcaaACCATATCACTGCaggctatttatatattaaaaaaaaaaaaaaaactacaaaaatactTAACTTAAGTGTATAAGTTAAATGTAAATTTCCATATAACTTTCGACttatttgagttaaaaaaaaatcagaatgactattaactttaaactttttaaaatgttttctataaaCTTAACTTGActcagttcaaaatattatgtatgtacaacGAGGTGCCTAACAATATTCAGGATTTCGTATTAGAAAAGAAGGAGAGCAAtcgatgtatttatttaatgtatattttattatactattaaaatgtgtacttattatttatataccgcATTATTGAACgcgtattttcatataaaaatctGAGATTCGGTGaaatccaataatattattagatacaaataatatattatagaatataaatataataatatgaccaacGCTAACCGACTTTCGTTCGATTCCCGTTTACTAGGCCGGTGTTAATTTCGACCCGAGTATACCAGAGGACCATTTCATTAAGATGTTGGGATCTAAAGGGGTGGAATCTGCCAAGCAAGCGAGTGCCCATGAGTTCAAAACAAACGACGTCGCTTACAACAACCATTTCGGCTATATCCCGAGGACATTCGACGCTAGGAAGAAGTGGAGACATTGCAAAACGATCGGAGAAGTTCGTGACCAAGGACATTGCGGATCCTGCTGGGTGCGTTTACCGGAGGGCTTGCGTCGACGGATCGAAATCGTATAATGGATTTAAcgaatttattttctaattataggCGTTCGGAACCAGCTCAGCGTTTGCCGATCGTTTGTGTGTGGCCACTGACGGAGATTTCAACCAACTGTTGTCCGCCGAAGAGATAACGTTTTGCTGTCACACCTGCGGATTTGGATGTCACGGAGGATACCCGATCAAAGCCTGGAAATATTTCAGTACACACGGTTTGGTGACAGGAGGAAATTATAAATCTGGagaggtaataatataatataagtgataATGATGCCGTTGATGTATATTAAGCTATAGAGTAGAGTAGTATAGTGTAGTACAAAGTCACGTGTCTGCAAGTAAGCAGAAGACTTACATAGCACTTGCATATTCCTAATGGATTTTGTAAGACGTCgcagagtataataatagtttgtgAATCGTTTTAAAGCGTGTATAGAgaatttcagttttattttacaaacaacgaaagtttttcaagaaaaaatttCTGGGTAAGCAccaactatttaaatattttctgggTGCTAATTCCGCCAAGTCAAGTTGCGGACTTCCGTCAACGGCTACAACGacacataattatattgttgaatttttgattagtcatttaatataatatacaatcatgaTGTGCATGATGAAAGTGGCGTAACTCGGCTATACTTAAGTAGGTACGGAAAGTGATGAACGTACGGTTGATGGGTAAATTATAGTTGTTTTGGTTGTCATGATACTGGCAAAAACCAATAAGTCCGATTACGGATTTACAGTTGTAAATCACCCATTGAGCATAAATTACTGTTGCTTAACGCCCATACGTATTCCAGGGATGTGAGCCATACCGAGTTCCACCCTGCCCACGAGACGATCAAGGTAAAAACACGTGTGCCGGTAAGccaattgaaaaaaatcacaGATGTACGAGAATGTGTTACGGAGATCAAGACCTCGACTACAACGACGATCACAGATTTAGTAAGAACTATTTACAAAACGTTAACGATTTgccgacaaaataatatatgtttaatctatataataattgaatcatGATTGTATAGCACGTGACTACTACTACCTGACTTACGGCAGCATCCAAAAGGACGTTATGAATTATGGACCAATCGAAGCATCGTTTGATGTGTACGACGATTTCCCCAGTTACAAGTCCGGTAAATGCGCGGATCGGTCATGATAAACcgtaccatattattttatattaataaatcacaTTTGCATTTTATTCGaatggcatattattattatttttataataataatcgtgtcGTCAAGACAGGACATTTAATCTTGACATTTCCTTACCTTTAATCTTTTAGGTGTTTACGCGAAAACCGAAAACGCCTCGTACTTGGGAGGACACGCCGTGAAGTTGATCGGTTGGGGTGTAGAAGAAGGCACCCCGTATTGGTTGATGGTCAACTCGTGGAACGCACAGTGGGGCGACAACGGTCTTTTCAAAATTAGACGAGGTACAAACGAATGTGGTATCGACAATTCGACAACCGCTGGTGTACCAGTGACCAACTAATAACAGTTATGGTGCAGACCTATTAAAATAAGAACACTCTTGTATCACTGCagtaaaccatttttttttatttatttcactgtattttatatgtttgaataaaattaattttattattcaacgtTTTGTTCTGAATGATTTACCAGGAGACATGTGTTTCAACCGCAACACAATAAGCTATAAATTGAGGTGTGTCGGAAcgtaaaaaatctaaaacaaactTTAGGTGTTCGGTTTGAGTTTGAAAGAAACGGAACCAAACCGACTCGAACGAAAAGTtcgaaattcaataattaatcaaaCTACAATGAATTTATGAACTACAAAACATTTCGATTACGTTAAACGtttcgaataaaaaaattttaaaaggagtttagttttaaatttttatttgtgctATTGTCTTTTTCATTAATGAAAAAGTATTTAGCAGGTagtaaatagatttaaatttggACCGATATAAGCGCcgtaaaaaagaaaagaaaaacgggaagttttacgcaaaatctgttttcgagaaaatcgattttggtttttggtgtaactctaaaacaaatgaacgtatatacatgaaattttcattggttgtttatatttgaattttctatacacgataacattttaaaaatattttgatttttttttaactgtttaggaacatttcagtttccaattttattagtatttttttccatggatgtcaataaaacttaatttgttgggtaaaaaagcttgaaaatttaatacgaggctcctactatattgttacaatgatatatgaaaaatattaaaaatccttagtcacaattcaaatcttgacaaaatactggaaaatcacgaaaatgagcaaattattttgagttgagaattcacaaaaatttttctatttaaatctaagatttgaaaatgcaatacaagattatccataagtttgcccacctttatcaaaaaaaaaaaaaaatgtctacaagaaagtgaaatttaataattattttgtagttgaaagtttataaaatgttcaatttttatagctataaggattgcaaatttaaaacaaggctccacgtaaataggttttatataaattactttattcacaataatatcatagactgactgaccgttttcgctcagaatcgtttttcttatacaatgatattatatcatcgaattcaaatttaacaccatcctactgtacagaagagtaatatccacttacccaccttttttttttttactttatttacaaagctgaaaaatacattaatatagtaaacactaaacacGATTTAGTGTctagatatacatatatatacttgtTTCCCAAGGGGGTTTGATCCCCCAAATCCCCCCctcccccgtaaatacgccgcTGTAACAACTAACGCTAATAATTTACTATCGGGAATTCTAAATATTGCTATTCGGACATGTACGACATGATGCAGATACACAgtcgaacatttaaaacaaattatagttgTTCGATATGCATGAGctctgttaatattattaacgaatgtaatattatgtagatactcGTAATCGTAATCGTaactgatattaatatatattattctttaattaacaccttctttaatattttcatcaaataattaaaatatgaaaatgtttaatgcataatatgtattgttgtttttaatttttttcacgcaTTGGGAACTGCTATTCTTTCACTCCACAAGCGCACACAAATTCATCATTTTTTACACTGCATAGACAGCCTAACCCTACTCATAGCTATATATGATGcgagtatcattattattaccgtaCGCGCTATCGCATGATAATATTGCTATTTGGTAGCCGGTAGGCACTTCACATTTGATTATTGAACTTCATAAATGTACGAACTATATCTGCGCACGCTGCCTATTCCCACttgtacttttataataatataatattgtatcgacTGCCGCCAGCAGTGTTGACGGTGTTGTAAGAACACGTAacaatgatgatataatataaaaaaagtcgaAATAATCGCGGATTTTTCACGGGTAGGGTCcagataattttcagaaaacagagCCGCGGGGGCAAAGCCCGCCCATACCACCCGATTACtctttattaaacaaatataacatatttataagacgatatgaaatgatttttattattgaataacaatatgcacaaaccaaatttaaaaaaagtgggtgAGTGGAtgacgctctgctgtacagtaggttacaagcgggtcaatgtataatggattgtgttaaacttgaattcaatgatataatatcattgtataagaaaaacgattctgagcggagacggtttgtcagtctggatattttatattgttattatttattatagcccgtaagttgaattaatattgaaatatatttttttattttattcgtttccatggtgatagacaaagcgttagaaattaaaatcctatttttaggtggtttttcgtattttttcggtggtttttcccgtggcattaattaactattgagaaaatcaaaaaatgacatccctaaagtaccatcttcatccaatttgctaaaatataaggtactatgtattgaaatcgaagcactccttctggtataaattttgtatacatacaagataaaaaaaaaaataataaacaccattgttaAAACCACTAGCATcatcgctccgcttagaatctaatatagttacgttataagttataacttttataaaaatatttcctaaaggTTTGAGGATTTTAATGCTGAAAAAGATCTCTCCGGAGTGGATGCAGATACTGGAAATGttcaaaactacaaaatatttgaattaaaaaatgaactcgGTATTTTTAAACCATTGACGGTACCGAcctcttaacaaaaaaaaaatcacgatattaattgaaaatgttgataactgaagcttcgaattttttttttacaaaatccttcgtatcttatgataaaatttgtttttcttaatcatGTAAGAACACAACATTTAGCATGTACTAGACACGATAGTCAATGGGGGAAGGGTGGGTCCAGACCctttggacccccccccccccccgtaaatacgccactggtggTGGTGTGTCGGTGAATacaatattggtaggtataatatacctaatataatatacttactacaTTCGTTAGAATACATATAGTTATGCGATTTGGCTGCTGCGCCTTCTGcggttagtttttttttttttttgtctgggCATtgagttgataaaaaaaaatatgccacAACACGTCATATCTGTAATACATACAGAACGTGTCGCCACGCCCTcggactattattatatacgacagctctgtatacagagtgattcaacAATCATGCTCAGATTTTTATTTCTCCAATAATGCAGctgttattcaaaatttgattttgggaattttttaATACACAGGGACACCACGTAGGTCTTAATGAATAAAtaccgtaatattattttcgaataCATTATACGTCATGAGATTTTTTTGAGCGTCCTGCAGAGATACAAACTACCGGTTTTCAACAGAGAACCgtacttcaaaattatttatttgtttccaATATCTATGTTAGACAATTTTGATGTATGTGAAtaaaaattcgaacgagtacaGGTTTTGACTTGCTAATCTTTACGATGTACTaataggataataatattatattgttattatagacaCTTGTAGTCCAtcgtaatagtaataataataataataataataataataggtcgACCGACTCTGccaggtttatataatataaaatctaagtggattttatatttgtttggacttgttcataatattaggtatatattattattcagacaattattaaaaatgcatttaaggtgctaatatattagtatacttgATATGGACAGgttctataataattacttaaatcaattaaaaagcAAACAGTGCATACTATTCTTCGGGTTTTAACAAATCTCTTATCTAGCTTTTTTCGTcaagtataaacaaataaatgttacataatatattttatgttatgtctattaaataataataatgtctataCTATCCTTCGTCGTAATGTTTAGTGACACGTAAGCTACTCGTTAAAATTTTGATCTGGATACGtcaaatgtttatcattttcctaataatttaaagtaaaaagagCGGTACACATTTGATAAACATAAGTTTGTATCAGCCGGCGATGTAAAAAtaccgtattttatttttcaattgtataatacggtattttacaaaaattgtatgGAGTTtagataattgttaaatatatagctACTTGAGTGTAACACGGATGCAAGATCAGTAATATCGCTgtttattgatgaataatattatgcattttgattattaaattatgtaacgGCAgtctgataataaattaataactaacagtaaatataataaagaaatgtATTGGTTCTAAGTTTTGAAtattaggttttaatatttgcagtaatttttattagtacctatgtaattatttgATTAGTAAGTGTTTAACTATTTTGAATCAGTTTTGACTTTTtggacatattaaataaatgcttTGCCAAACGAAATGCATTATAGCAGCGTTTCTCAAACTGTGGGTCGTCAGTCAATTTTTGGTGGgtcgtgaaatattttttgaattatatagattTCAAGAAATGTatgtgaaattaatattaaatatacttattaattatattattatgttattaaatatacttacattattatagtaatatagtatcaCAAATTAagtgggtaataaataataattcgtcgTATATCTATTTATTACGACGGGTATTAATACGcctcattattaaaagtacctacattattttgtaaaaatacattaattataaacctataaaataataaatacccaataaaagtaataaacaaattttgtttttatatctactttttgaaaagttaaaccaCGTGGGTCGTGAACGATTTTTCGGGGAAAATTTGGGTCGTGGTACGAAAAAGATTGAGAACCACTGCATTGTAGGCATACCTAAGCCTCTTTAAAAAATAAGCATGttcgtttttcaatatttccaaCATAATACTTGGTAAACAATTTTT
This genomic window from Metopolophium dirhodum isolate CAU chromosome 1, ASM1992520v1, whole genome shotgun sequence contains:
- the LOC132934972 gene encoding cathepsin B-like cysteine proteinase 4; the encoded protein is MARLVILLSVVLFSVYQTEQAYFLEKSYIDMINEVATTWTAGVNFDPSIPEDHFIKMLGSKGVESAKQASAHEFKTNDVAYNNHFGYIPRTFDARKKWRHCKTIGEVRDQGHCGSCWAFGTSSAFADRLCVATDGDFNQLLSAEEITFCCHTCGFGCHGGYPIKAWKYFSTHGLVTGGNYKSGEGCEPYRVPPCPRDDQGKNTCAGKPIEKNHRCTRMCYGDQDLDYNDDHRFTRDYYYLTYGSIQKDVMNYGPIEASFDVYDDFPSYKSGVYAKTENASYLGGHAVKLIGWGVEEGTPYWLMVNSWNAQWGDNGLFKIRRGTNECGIDNSTTAGVPVTN